A region from the Lolium perenne isolate Kyuss_39 chromosome 4, Kyuss_2.0, whole genome shotgun sequence genome encodes:
- the LOC127292952 gene encoding uncharacterized protein, which yields MGACNSCEATAVAAVTGSAAPLGEATAARVVLADGELQRFPGGTLASHALKAATAGAGACFLCSADGLQLGGAVAAVAPDEELQPGQLYFILPAAMRRRPLQAEEMAALAIRASAALAGDHDGPLVFPDSAPAAARSGGKGSRRRSRRTASLGRDFVPDLGAIAE from the coding sequence ATGGGCGCGTGCAACTCGTGCgaggcgacggcggtggcggcggtgaccGGGAGCGCGGCGCCACTTGGAGAGGCGACGGCGGCGAGGGTGGTGCTCGCGGACGGCGAGCTGCAGCGGTTCCCCGGGGGCACCCTGGCGTCCCACGCGCTCAAGGCGGCCACTGCCGGCGCGGGCGCGTGCTTCCTCTGCAGCGCGGACGGCCTCCAGCTGGGCGGCGCGGTAGCGGCGGTGGCGCCCGACGAGGAGCTGCAGCCCGGCCAGCTCTACTTCATCCTCCCCGCGGCGATGCGGCGGCGACCGCTGCAGGCGGAGGAGATGGCCGCGCTAGCCATCCGCGCCAGCGCCGCGCTGGCGGGCGACCACGACGGCCCGCTCGTGTTCCCGGATTCGGCGCCCGCTGCCGCGAGGAGCGGCGGTAAGGGGTCCCGGCGGCGCTCGCGGAGGACCGCCAGCCTGGGGCGGGACTTCGTGCCGGATCTCGGCGCCATTGCGGAGTAG